One Algibacter sp. L3A6 genomic region harbors:
- a CDS encoding outer membrane protein assembly factor BamD: MKKFFYILLVFTVLSSCSEYQKVLKSEDIATKFKMGEELYNEGKFAKANRLFAQIVPNYRGKPQAEKLMYLYSNSFYEMGDYYVAGYQFERFASSYPNSEKQEEASFLSAKSYSMLSPAYTKDQKQTVEAIEKLQTFINVFPESKYVADANTLVQELDFKLENKAYSIAKQYNLISDFEASIKSFNNFIFDFPGSSLREKALFYRLDSAHKLAMNSVERKKEVRLKQAKEFYESFKKAYVNSEFISQADDMAGELNGALEKYSTKS; encoded by the coding sequence ATGAAAAAGTTTTTTTACATTTTATTAGTATTCACTGTTTTAAGTAGTTGTAGCGAGTATCAAAAGGTTTTAAAATCTGAAGATATTGCCACTAAATTTAAAATGGGTGAAGAATTATATAACGAAGGTAAGTTTGCTAAAGCCAATAGGTTATTTGCTCAAATTGTACCTAATTATAGAGGAAAGCCTCAAGCAGAAAAATTAATGTATTTATATTCTAATTCTTTCTATGAAATGGGAGATTATTATGTAGCAGGGTATCAGTTCGAGCGTTTTGCATCAAGTTATCCAAATAGTGAAAAGCAAGAAGAAGCTTCCTTTTTAAGTGCAAAAAGTTATTCAATGCTTTCACCAGCTTATACTAAAGATCAAAAGCAAACGGTTGAAGCTATTGAGAAATTGCAAACATTTATTAATGTGTTTCCAGAATCTAAATATGTTGCCGATGCAAATACTTTGGTACAAGAGTTAGATTTTAAATTAGAGAATAAAGCATATAGTATAGCAAAGCAGTACAATTTAATATCAGATTTTGAAGCGTCAATAAAATCATTTAATAATTTTATTTTCGATTTTCCAGGATCTTCTTTAAGAGAGAAAGCTTTGTTTTACAGATTAGATTCTGCACATAAATTAGCAATGAATAGTGTAGAACGAAAAAAAGAAGTACGTTTAAAACAAGCTAAAGAATTTTACGAAAGCTTTAAAAAAGCTTATGTAAACTCTGAGTTCATTTCGCAAGCAGATGATATGGCAGGAGAATTAAACGGCGCTTTAGAAAAATATAGCACAAAAAGTTAA
- the dapA gene encoding 4-hydroxy-tetrahydrodipicolinate synthase encodes MNSKFLGTGVALVTPFNDDLTVNHEALTNIVNFNIDNGTEYLVISGTTAESVTITKDEKKAIVATIAKANNGRVPLVLGIGGNNTMQVIEEIKTTDLSGIDAILSVTPYYSKPTQEGIYQHFKAISEVSPVDIILYNVPGRTSKNMDVNTTLRLANDFKNVIAVKEAGNNVAQYLQLIKNKPEDFLVISGDDDLALSIVLAGGAGVISVIGQAFPKDFSEMIRLGLKGDNKAAYKLHFKLMNVIDYIFEENNPSGIKAVFQALGLCEDTVRLPLVPATDALKQKIKDFVEAY; translated from the coding sequence ATGAATAGTAAGTTTCTTGGAACTGGAGTGGCATTGGTAACGCCTTTTAATGATGATTTAACAGTAAATCATGAAGCATTAACCAATATTGTAAACTTCAATATTGATAATGGCACAGAGTATTTGGTAATTAGCGGTACAACTGCCGAGAGTGTAACAATTACTAAAGACGAAAAGAAAGCTATTGTTGCAACTATTGCTAAAGCTAATAACGGTCGTGTGCCCTTAGTTTTAGGTATTGGTGGCAATAACACTATGCAGGTTATTGAAGAAATTAAGACAACAGATTTAAGTGGTATAGATGCTATTTTATCGGTTACACCTTATTACAGTAAGCCAACTCAAGAAGGAATTTATCAGCATTTTAAAGCTATATCCGAAGTTTCGCCTGTAGACATTATACTTTATAATGTACCAGGTAGAACATCTAAAAATATGGATGTTAATACAACTTTAAGATTGGCAAACGATTTTAAAAATGTTATTGCTGTAAAAGAAGCAGGAAATAACGTGGCTCAATATTTACAATTAATAAAGAATAAACCAGAAGATTTTTTAGTGATTTCAGGGGATGATGATTTAGCATTATCTATTGTTTTAGCAGGTGGGGCTGGAGTTATCTCTGTAATAGGGCAAGCTTTTCCTAAAGATTTCTCTGAAATGATTCGTTTAGGATTAAAAGGAGATAATAAAGCGGCTTACAAACTTCATTTTAAATTAATGAATGTTATCGATTATATATTCGAGGAGAATAACCCCTCTGGAATTAAAGCCGTTTTTCAAGCTTTAGGCTTATGTGAAGATACTGTGAGGTTGCCTTTAGTGCCCGCAACAGATGCTTTAAAGCAAAAAATTAAAGATTTTGTAGAAGCTTATTAA
- a CDS encoding DUF6913 domain-containing protein translates to MILKGFKEKSNKKYLNKLLLERQLEVADSDVESLGVILNLDEIDDFEMFNSLADTLKVKSNKLKIIAFSQNEKEDLKTWDSCYNPKDFGWRGAIKNPELEGFLNTKFDVLVSYYDTDILELKLITAKSKAKFKIGILQSDERINDLIIKTNLKEFDLFKTETFKYLKILNKI, encoded by the coding sequence ATGATTTTAAAGGGTTTTAAAGAAAAATCTAATAAAAAATACTTGAACAAATTATTATTGGAACGCCAATTGGAGGTTGCCGATAGTGATGTTGAGAGTTTAGGGGTGATTCTAAATTTAGATGAAATTGACGATTTTGAGATGTTCAATTCGTTAGCAGATACCCTAAAAGTAAAGTCTAATAAATTGAAAATCATAGCCTTTTCTCAGAATGAAAAAGAAGATTTAAAGACTTGGGATAGTTGTTATAATCCTAAAGATTTTGGTTGGAGAGGCGCTATTAAAAATCCAGAATTAGAAGGGTTTTTAAATACTAAATTTGATGTTTTAGTTAGCTATTACGATACCGATATTTTAGAATTGAAGCTAATTACTGCGAAATCTAAGGCGAAATTTAAGATTGGAATATTGCAAAGTGATGAGCGGATTAACGATTTAATTATAAAAACAAACTTAAAAGAGTTCGATTTATTTAAAACCGAAACTTTTAAATACTTAAAAATATTAAATAAAATTTAG
- a CDS encoding 5'-nucleotidase C-terminal domain-containing protein, producing the protein MRITYLFILLNIFVFSGCKDQKLHLTKIEGKQITITDSLGGNSEIEAYIKPFKDRIEKDLDSVLAYSADTYTKKDGEYNTAIGNFMADAVYSESNPIFKSRTGKDIDMVLLNHGGIRSILSKGNVSKRTAFGLMPFENSIVVVALKGEQVDSIMHYLSRGKRAHPVSGIKLTLDKDSNILEAKVNGKSIEKDKTYYVATNDYLYSGGDNMTFFKTNDSLYVLDYKIRNALIDKFMKLDTINPVIDDRFTQIK; encoded by the coding sequence ATGAGGATTACATATTTATTTATTTTGTTAAATATTTTTGTTTTTTCAGGGTGTAAAGATCAAAAATTACATCTCACAAAAATTGAAGGTAAGCAAATTACCATTACAGATTCTTTAGGCGGGAATAGTGAAATTGAAGCTTACATAAAACCTTTTAAAGATAGAATTGAAAAAGATCTTGATAGCGTTTTAGCCTATTCTGCAGACACCTACACTAAAAAAGATGGAGAATACAATACTGCTATAGGTAATTTTATGGCCGACGCCGTTTACAGCGAATCTAATCCGATTTTTAAAAGTAGAACCGGAAAAGACATTGATATGGTTTTACTAAATCATGGTGGTATTCGCTCTATTTTATCAAAAGGAAATGTTTCAAAACGAACCGCTTTTGGCTTAATGCCTTTTGAAAACAGCATTGTTGTTGTGGCGCTAAAAGGCGAACAAGTAGATAGTATAATGCATTACTTATCTCGCGGAAAACGAGCACATCCGGTTTCTGGAATTAAATTAACATTAGACAAAGATTCTAATATTCTTGAAGCTAAAGTAAATGGTAAAAGCATAGAAAAAGATAAAACTTACTATGTTGCAACAAACGATTATTTGTACAGTGGAGGCGATAATATGACCTTCTTTAAAACAAACGATAGTCTATATGTTTTAGATTATAAAATAAGAAATGCGCTAATTGATAAGTTTATGAAACTGGACACCATTAACCCGGTTATAGACGATAGATTCACTCAAATTAAATAA